In Arachis hypogaea cultivar Tifrunner chromosome 2, arahy.Tifrunner.gnm2.J5K5, whole genome shotgun sequence, a genomic segment contains:
- the LOC112720701 gene encoding putative disease resistance protein RGA1 codes for MADVVSGVASTLLGNLATKSFQEIALACGLKDDVKKFESSLKTIKAYLIDAENKEAKNHSIDEWLKQLREAFDDAGDILDEIEYEAKLNEVVKLYGSVCTKIRRFFSYTSNPLAFRIRMAHKIKDMKQKMDEKIREGRKLGIVEQYVNTPTLEQNLPWRETASSLSSRVCGRLEEKGEIIKSLMTQKSEANSIDVISIVGIGGLGKTTLAQMVYNDTRVKVNFDPLMWVCVSDDFDVKKLIQRIIHAATKRENFVDANFSLEYMISLLNQTLHGKKFLLVLDDVWNENHNKWDELRNHLLEAGGDKGSKIIVTTRSRKVADIMGSNLVMKLEGLPENECWRLFAKCAFEEEKEEEKYPRLKQIGEQIVKKCKGVPLAITTLGFLLRSKCHDENEWRKIRDSEVWNLDQEETDILPSLKLSYNHLPSEVKQCFSYCSCFSKDYEYVAIDLILFWMAHGLLQPTREEEDAEDIGELYIKKLVSTSLLQIEGDSNPYFDFKNLMTFKILKMHDLVHDLARLTMKESSRTRTVMQEGRQEALIEWTSDKFNYLRVLHLTKYMESSSLPDDCFATMKKHLRYLHLQAGNCRNLKKLPDSICKLQNLQSLSLRGFDGLQKLCKNMKNLIYLQYLHLEMEITSLSSMNIGRFQQLKFLYLYNCSKLVSVPSVVGRLTTLKKLGFIFCEKLVNFEDEEEEGKQHVNLNLQVFFIDGLEKLEALPKWLERATKLQYLRIRTTGIKSLPTRLPMTSLEEFYIVACEELSSLPNMDQTHNLQYLKISYCPELYTRYNKNTGPDWPKIAHIPQCEVSSNNLSHNVTNLTTLLLCMHIEDTEDEDDDDEGLESLPVDEEGKKEKKKIIIALSLCNVFA; via the exons ATGGCTGATGTTGTTTCTGGTGTGGCATCAACACTCTTAGGCAATCTAGCAACAAAATCTTTTCAAGAGATTGCTCTGGCATGTGGTCTTAAAGATGATGTAAAAAAGtttgaaagttctttgaaaaccATCAAAGCATATCTCATAGATGCTGAGAACAAGGAAGCAAAAAATCACAGTATAGATGAGTGGTTGAAGCAACTCAGAGAGGCATTTGATGACGCTGGTGACATATTAGATGAAATAGAGTATGAAGCAAAACTTAATGAAGTGGTCAAACTGTATGGAAGCGTTTGCACGAAGATCCGCCGGTTCTTCTCATATACAAGTAATCCACTTGCATTTCGCATCAGGATGGCCCACAAAATCAAAGATATGAAACAGAAGATGGATGAAAAAATAAGAGAAGGGAGAAAATTGGGTATAGTTGAACAATATGTCAACACTCCAACTCTTGAACAAAATTTACCATGGCGAGAAACTGCTTCTTCATTGTCTTCCCGTGTGTGTGGTAGACTTGAAGAGAAAGGGGAGATTATAAAGTCATTGATGACACAAAAATCAGAAGCTAATAGTATTGATGTGATCTCAATTGTTGGGATTGGAGGTTTGGGAAAGACTACACTTGCACAAATGGTTTACAATGATACCCGAGTGAAGGTGAATTTCGATCCCTTAATGTGGGTGTGTGTATCTGATGATTTTGATGTGAAGAAGCTAATACAAAGAATCATTCATGCGGCCACAAAGAGAGAGAATTTCGTGGATGCAAATTTTAGTTTGGAATATATGATATCTCTTCTCAATCAAACGTTGCATGGTAAAAAATTCTTACTCGTGTTAGACGATGTTTGGAATGAAAACCACAACAAATGGGATGAATTGAGAAATCACTTGTTAGAAGCAGGTGGTGACAAAGGCAGCAAAATTATAGTGACCACTCGTAGCAGAAAAGTTGCTGACATTATGGGGAGTAATCTTGTAATGAAATTAGAAGGACTTCCTGAGAATGAATGTTGGCGGCTCTTTGCAAAATGTGCATtcgaagaagagaaggaagaagagaagtaCCCAAGGCTAAAGCAAATTGGGGAGCAAATTGTTAAAAAATGCAAAGGAGTACCCTTGGCTATAACAACTTTGGGTTTCTTGCTTAGATCAAAATGCCATGATGAAAATGAGTGGAGAAAAATAAGGGATAGTGAGGTGTGGAATCTCGATCAAGAAGAAACTGACATTTTGCCATCACTCAAATTGAGTTACAATCACTTGCCATCAGAAGTAAAACAATGTTTTTCATACTGCTCTTGTTTTTCAAAGGATTATGAATATGTTGCTATTGATTTGATTCTGTTCTGGATGGCTCATGGACTCCTCCAACCTACACGCGAAGAGGAAGATGCAGAAGATATTGGGGAGTTGTATATTAAGAAGCTCGTTTCAACATCTTTACTTCAAATTGAAGGAGATTCTAACCCctactttgatttcaaaaatttaatgacATTTAAAATACTCAAAATGCATGATCTTGTACATGATCTTGCACGATTAACAATGAAAGAGTCAAGCAGGACAAGAACCGTTATGCAAGAGGGGCGACAAGAAGCATTGATAGAATGGACCTCCGACAAGTTCAACTATCTGAGGGTGTTGCACCTAACAAAATATATGGAATCAAGCTCGTTGCCTGATGATTGCTTTGCCACAATGAAGAAACACTTGAGATATTTGCATTTGCAAGCTGGAAATTGTCGTAATTTGAAAAAGCTCCCTGATTCCATTTGCAAGCTGCAAAATCTGCAAAGTTTGAGCCTTCGTGGTTTTGACGGCCTCCAAAAGCTTTgtaaaaacatgaaaaatctcaTCTATCTTCAATATTTGCATTTAGAGATGGAAATTACAAGTTTGTCCTCAATGAACATAGGACGCTTCCAACAACTCAAATTCTTGTATCTTTACAACTGTTCAAAGTTAGTGTCTGTACCAAGTGTTGTTGGTCGCTTGACTACTTTAAAGAAGCTGGGTTTTATTTTTTGTGAAAAGCTGGTGAATTttgaggatgaagaggaagaaggaaaGCAACATGTGAATTTAAACCTTCAAGTATTCTTTATCGATGGATTAGAAAAGTTGGAGGCTTTACCAAAATGGCTTGAAAGAGCTACTAAATTGCAATATTTGAGAATAAGGACAACAGGGATAAAATCATTGCCCACAAGGTTGCCAATGACCTCTCTTGAAGAATTTTATATTGTTGCCTGTGAAGAATTGTCATCTCTTCCTAACATGGATCAAACTCATAATCTTCAATATTTAAAGATATCTTATTGTCCCGAATTATATACAAGATACAATAAGAATACAGGTCCAGATTGGCCCAAAATTGCTCATATCCCACAATGCGAGGTTAGTTCAAATAATCTATCTCATAATGTTACAAATCTAACCacact ATTGCTCTGCATGCATATTGAAGATactgaagatgaagatgatgatgatgaaggccTTGAATCATTGCCAGTTgatgaagaaggaaaaaaagaaaaaaaaaagataataatagcATTATCTTTGTGTAATGTCTTTGCCTAA